A portion of the Deltaproteobacteria bacterium genome contains these proteins:
- a CDS encoding ATPase P: protein MIRIKIPGWKEISLFHLVLDMNGTLTLDGRLIEGVEGNLLSLSSSLAIHILTADTFGTAHEVFRDLPVSLDLIPGKDQIRAKEAFLQGLEGDAAAMGNGRNDAGMLGVAAIGIAVLGPEGAASQVVQAADVVVRGVNDGLGLLLNPRRLVATLRR from the coding sequence ATGATTAGAATCAAAATTCCGGGATGGAAAGAAATTTCTCTTTTTCACCTCGTTCTCGACATGAACGGAACCCTGACCCTGGACGGCCGGCTGATTGAAGGGGTAGAGGGGAACCTGCTGAGTCTTTCCTCCAGTCTCGCAATCCACATTTTGACCGCCGACACTTTCGGGACCGCCCATGAGGTTTTTCGGGATCTCCCCGTGTCCCTCGACCTGATTCCCGGTAAGGATCAGATTCGGGCCAAGGAGGCGTTTCTCCAGGGTCTGGAGGGGGATGCCGCGGCCATGGGCAACGGAAGGAACGATGCAGGAATGCTCGGGGTGGCGGCCATCGGTATCGCCGTACTCGGCCCGGAAGGAGCTGCGTCGCAGGTGGTCCAGGCGGCCGACGTGGTGGTCAGGGGCGTTAACGACGGGCTTGGCCTGCTGCTGAACCCGAGGAGGCTGGTCGCCACCCTGCGGCGCTAG
- a CDS encoding isoprenylcysteine carboxylmethyltransferase family protein, with product MWLYIGLSVSIGIWVVLGIYVFSEIKKTYDRNGVFTNKLLNLWFVMWGFYHLAIILSSLYGLWLIPLNKIFALTGGLVLIVVGIVVLATGMIEFRSLRRSCGQDISELITTGIYRWSRNPQFIGCLLYLSGISLAGRSGLAFVLTGAATIVICLYTTRLAEPYLERIYGEEYRSYKSRTGRWLGIPCRVSSVIP from the coding sequence ATGTGGTTGTACATAGGTTTGAGTGTTTCCATAGGCATATGGGTGGTATTGGGAATATATGTTTTTTCCGAGATTAAGAAGACCTATGATAGAAATGGGGTCTTCACAAATAAACTTTTGAACCTTTGGTTTGTTATGTGGGGGTTTTACCATCTGGCGATAATCCTCTCGTCGCTATATGGGTTGTGGCTGATACCGCTTAACAAGATATTCGCCTTAACGGGTGGTTTGGTTTTGATTGTGGTTGGTATTGTTGTATTGGCAACAGGGATGATTGAGTTCCGCTCCTTGCGCAGAAGTTGCGGACAGGACATTTCAGAACTCATAACCACCGGGATATATAGATGGAGTAGAAATCCGCAGTTTATCGGCTGTCTTCTTTATCTTTCAGGTATATCGCTTGCCGGCCGATCAGGGCTTGCTTTTGTGCTTACTGGAGCGGCCACTATTGTTATCTGTTTGTATACTACTCGGCTGGCGGAGCCTTATCTTGAGCGTATTTATGGAGAGGAGTACCGTTCGTACAAATCAAGAACCGGGAGATGGCTTGGAATACCATGCCGTGTGTCCTCTGTTATTCCTTAG
- a CDS encoding HD domain-containing protein: protein MQRQITVNLGNLILSLSDAMDLADPSLIQHQQRTAFVVWEMGKAAGLTNERLENIFIAALLHDIGALSLEEKISLRNSEVENTEGHCIRGEILFSNIPWLKESSKIIRCHHNEWQNWKESIETPLVFDSQLLFLADHLEREIKRDHYILHQHENIILEIEALSGSLFHSQAIDLFLAISNREEFWLDLVSPRLYSFLLNEGPFRKTEIDFSDISLISELFRNIIDFRSRFTSTHSSGVAASASMLSKVFGLTATEIGLMEVAGNLHDIGKLAIPNSILDKPGKLTKEEMAVMKSHTYYTYSVINTIGGLKQIAEWAAYHHERPDGSGYPFHCTAADLSTGARIMMVADIFTALTEDRPYRKGMSKDGVVQILKQLSDNRLLDTRIVNLLFENYEEIYSYVADKQNAAREFYEKQFSFELSHK from the coding sequence ATGCAGCGTCAAATTACAGTCAATTTAGGCAATCTTATCCTTTCACTCTCCGATGCCATGGATTTGGCCGATCCTTCATTAATTCAACATCAACAAAGGACGGCATTTGTTGTGTGGGAAATGGGGAAAGCGGCAGGTCTCACAAATGAAAGATTGGAAAATATTTTCATAGCTGCATTGCTCCATGATATCGGCGCTCTTTCATTGGAGGAAAAAATCTCCCTTCGAAATTCTGAAGTCGAAAACACCGAAGGTCATTGCATACGCGGTGAAATTTTGTTCAGTAACATACCGTGGTTAAAGGAGTCGTCAAAAATAATCAGATGTCATCACAACGAATGGCAAAATTGGAAAGAATCAATTGAAACTCCTCTTGTTTTCGATTCACAATTATTATTTCTTGCCGATCATCTTGAGCGTGAAATAAAACGAGATCATTATATTCTTCATCAGCATGAAAATATTATCCTTGAAATAGAAGCTTTGTCTGGTTCTCTTTTTCATTCTCAGGCTATAGATCTTTTCCTGGCGATCTCTAATCGCGAAGAATTCTGGTTGGACCTGGTTTCTCCCAGGTTATATTCTTTTCTCCTTAACGAAGGACCTTTCAGAAAAACAGAAATAGACTTTTCGGATATATCCTTAATATCGGAGCTTTTTCGGAATATAATTGATTTCCGTTCTCGTTTTACTTCAACACATTCTTCAGGTGTTGCCGCGTCTGCCTCTATGCTATCAAAAGTTTTTGGCCTGACGGCAACAGAAATAGGGCTTATGGAGGTTGCAGGGAATTTGCATGATATAGGTAAACTGGCGATTCCTAACAGCATTCTGGATAAACCCGGGAAACTTACAAAAGAAGAGATGGCGGTTATGAAATCACACACCTACTATACCTATTCTGTGATTAATACCATCGGAGGTCTTAAGCAGATTGCCGAATGGGCCGCTTATCACCATGAAAGACCTGATGGATCAGGATATCCTTTTCACTGCACGGCAGCCGACCTGAGCACAGGGGCGCGAATTATGATGGTTGCAGATATATTTACCGCACTGACTGAAGATCGACCATATAGAAAAGGTATGTCCAAAGACGGTGTAGTTCAAATCCTTAAACAGCTTTCTGATAATCGCCTTCTGGATACCAGAATCGTCAACCTGCTTTTCGAGAATTATGAAGAAATTTATTCCTACGTAGCTGACAAACAAAATGCTGCAAGAGAGTTTTACGAGAAGCAGTTTTCTTTTGAATTGTCGCACAAATAA